A portion of the Macaca mulatta isolate MMU2019108-1 chromosome 4, T2T-MMU8v2.0, whole genome shotgun sequence genome contains these proteins:
- the LOC144340505 gene encoding uncharacterized protein LOC144340505: MSDGAVSTMNLSMEISPSALKISLCMSSPGSWWTLVATGVLGAASLWLCWGWIRESRSPPAGTTGATGGSPRTQLAVFMQEESESFPSSFPGMQQNTTQGTAVFSDS; this comes from the exons ATGTCGGATGGAGCGGTGTCCACGATGAACCTgagcatg GAGATTTCTCCCTCTGCGCTGAAGATCTCACTGTGCATGTCCAGCCCTGGATCGTGGTGGACTCTGGTAGCCACTGGAGTCCTTGGAGCTGCCTCCCTCTGGCTCTGCTGG GGCTGGATTCGAGAGTCGAGGTCACCCCCAGCAGGAACAACTGGGGCCACTGGAGGATCCCCAAGGACACAACTTGCCGTTTTCATGCAGGAAGAATCTGAATCGTTTCCATCCAGTTTCCCCGGCATGCAGCAGAATACAACACAAGGGACTGCAGTCTTCTCTGACTCTTAG